CCCGTCTGGCCCGGCAGGAAAGTGCCAACCTGGCCACGCTGGTCGGCAGTATTGACGCTACACAGCTGGAAGCCAGTACCCACTTACTGGTTAAGGCGCGCAAGGTAAGAGTGCATGGCGTGCGTCAGCTGACCTCTATCGCGCTGTTTATGTCGTACGGTCTGGGGCTGATTCGTGATGAAGTGGCGCTGCTTGATCCGGCACAACAGGGGGTGGCGCAGGGGCTGGCCCCTCTGAATGAAGACGATGTGCTGGTCGTGGTCAGTTGCTTCCCTTACTCCAGCGCCGTGCTGAAAACGGCGGAAGTGGCCCGCAGTCAGGGTATTCCGCTGATCGCCCTGACCGACTCGGCCAGCTCGCCGCTGGCACGTCTGACCCCGCATGTGTTTCAGGTGCCGACCCACAGTCTGTTCTACAGCAACTCCATGTGCGGTTTTATGCTGCTGGCGGAGGGGCTGCTGGCAGAGGTGGCGCATATTCTGGGGGATCAGGGTGTCGAGACCCTGCAGCGGCGCGAAGCGCTGATTACGGCCCTGCAGGAACGGATATAGACTCTTGCGGTGTCAGGTTGCAGGTGAAAAAAAACCGGAGTGAGGTGATCACTCCGGTTTTTTGTTTTCCGGTGTGGCGGTGTGTTGTTACACCCCTTCCACGCCCTGACTGCGCAGGTACTCGTCGTAGGTACCGTGGAAATCATTGATACCCTTATCAGTGATTTCCAGAATGCGGGTGGCCAGCGAGGAAACGAACTGACGGTCATGGCTGACGAAGATCAGGGTGCCGGGATAGTTTTCCAGCGCCAGGTTGAGGGCTTCGATACTTTCCATGTCCATGTGGTTGGTCGGTTCGTCCATCAGCAGTACGTTGGGACGCTGCATGATCAGTTTGCCGTACAGCATGCGGCCCTTCTCACCCCCTGACAGCACTTTCACCTTCTTGGCGATATCGTGCTGGGAGAACAGCATCCGGCCCAGAATCGAGCGAACATACTGCTCGTCTTCATTGGGGTTTTTCCACTGCGCCATCCAGTCGTAAAGGGTTTCGTCATCAGCGAAGTCGGCGCTGTGGTTCTGGGCGAAGAAGCCGATCTTGGCGTTTTCTGCCCATTTCACCATACCGGCTTTGGGTTCCATCATGCCGGCCAGCGTGTTGATGAGGGTGGATTTACCGATACCGTTCTGACCGATGATGGCTACTTTTTCGCCCACCTCGATGCTGAGGTTGACCTTGCTGAACAGCAGGTTGTCGCTGTAGCCCTGACCCAGTTTTTCCACTTCCAGTGCCAGACGGTACAGCTTCTTGTCCTGATCAAAGCGGATGAACGGGCTCTGACGGCTGGAAGCCTTGACCTCGGCCAGCTGGATCTTGTCGATCTGCTTGGCGCGTGAGGTGGCCTGCTTGGCCTTGGAGGCGTTGGCCGAGAAGCGGCTGACGAAGGATTGCAGCTCGGCAATCTGGGCTTTCTTCTTGGCGTTGTCAGACAGCAGACGCTCGCGTGCCTGAGTGGCGGCGGTCATGTACTCGTCATAGTTGCCGGGATAGATGCGCAGTTCGCCGTAGTCCAGATCGGCCATGTGTGAGCAGATGCTGTTAAGGAAGTGACGATCGTGGGAAATGATGATCATGGTGCAGTTGCGCTCGCTCAGCACCCCTTCCAGCCAGCGGATGGCGTT
This Pokkaliibacter sp. MBI-7 DNA region includes the following protein-coding sequences:
- a CDS encoding MurR/RpiR family transcriptional regulator; this encodes MADVAELVAPTTLPALRQLLEQITQGQVALRLGAQARRVLTAMVEQPQRAAVSTISQLATELGVNASTLSRLAQRLGYSGFNDLQAVFRRELTEGSHFYSEQASRLQMGGSEVDGLSQFTRLARQESANLATLVGSIDATQLEASTHLLVKARKVRVHGVRQLTSIALFMSYGLGLIRDEVALLDPAQQGVAQGLAPLNEDDVLVVVSCFPYSSAVLKTAEVARSQGIPLIALTDSASSPLARLTPHVFQVPTHSLFYSNSMCGFMLLAEGLLAEVAHILGDQGVETLQRREALITALQERI
- a CDS encoding ABC-F family ATPase is translated as MISTANITMQFGAKPLFENISVKFGEGNRYGLIGANGCGKSTFMKILGGDLEPSAGNVAYEPNIRVAKLKQDQFAYEDFTVIDTVIMGHAELWAVKQERDRIYSLPEMSEEDGMKVADLEAQFAELDGYTAESRAGELLLGLDIPLEQHFGTMSAVAPGWKLRVLLAQVLFAAPDIMLLDEPTNNLDINAIRWLEGVLSERNCTMIIISHDRHFLNSICSHMADLDYGELRIYPGNYDEYMTAATQARERLLSDNAKKKAQIAELQSFVSRFSANASKAKQATSRAKQIDKIQLAEVKASSRQSPFIRFDQDKKLYRLALEVEKLGQGYSDNLLFSKVNLSIEVGEKVAIIGQNGIGKSTLINTLAGMMEPKAGMVKWAENAKIGFFAQNHSADFADDETLYDWMAQWKNPNEDEQYVRSILGRMLFSQHDIAKKVKVLSGGEKGRMLYGKLIMQRPNVLLMDEPTNHMDMESIEALNLALENYPGTLIFVSHDRQFVSSLATRILEITDKGINDFHGTYDEYLRSQGVEGV